CGTCCACCCTGTACGGGTTGTCACCTGAGATGAAGAGCAAAAAATGTTTACTTTCCAGAGCTGCAAAGTCTAAAATACAATGTGATTTCTACAGTTTATCATGAGAATTGATTGTACCACTGCGAAAATGATGGTGGTGACTAGCTGATAGAGATAAAGGATGATTTGAGCCCTTACTTTTACATGCTATATTAGTAATACTTACATATGATGGCAGCCTGACACACTGATGTCATCAATGCTCGTACAAACTGGTTGGAAGCAGCTTGCTGCTCTTCCAAGTTggcctggtaaaaaaaaaagaaagcggTAACATAAATTACTCATGCCACTTTTACATTGAATAAATAACTCAGCATAAATTATTCAAGCCTGAGAAAAACATGATCACTAGGATGGCTGCACACCTCAACCCAGTCTCTGATCCGCTGGTTGTTGGCCTTGTCCTGcaggagtctgtccagctgttTGCTGAGCTCCTCTCCACTGAGGACCTTCTTCTTACTGACTTCCTTTgactccatctcctctcctgtGGTGAACTCCACTTTCTAAATTACGTAACAAAGAAAATTGAAGAGATATTCTTGTAAGTGATGATCAGCTTGGAAGGTGTTTGCtttaaattttatttcaatgtcaacataaaaaactaaaacacagaaatccGTTACCAtggcatttgtttttgtttttgttttaatgacaaaGAATGTTCTAAAAGTACAAATATTCACAGTGTCATTGcccatttttatatttttgatttatttaaaggggcgctgtggaacttctgttttctgttagcgaagcagagagaggcactgagaggAGGCACTCGAGAACGTGCATTAAGTCACAAGTCTTTCCAAAGAAATGCACATTCCAGCAGCACTAATCAACTTAAACGTCGACAGGCTTGTATAGGCCACTATAGCAAAACGGGTAAGGTCTcgtttttcatttcacattacaatccactcacatatggccaaAAAAAAGAGATTAATGCATGTAAATTGCTATCAGTTGTTACATAGAGCCCGTTTACTCTTCATAATGAGGTTTcagatgcaaagaaaaaaggacaagTGGGTCTTGAAGTTTATGTCGATAATATGATGCAATTTAACATCTTTATATCTACGGCCATAATATCCAAGCTATATGGGGAGATTATCTGGCTTTTTTCTGAGATGTATTCAGTAGTTTGAGTCAAACTAATGTAGCCTACTGACCTGTTCAGTGACAAACTTGTTGACATCTTCATCCTCAGGTAGGAAATCTCTCCAGTTCAGACCGGCCTCTGTCCACATGGCTCCGACCTTTTTAGGTGTCTGGTggacaaacaaatacaaacaattcAATTCAGTGGATCTGAAATGCCAAACTGTAGACGTTATTTTCATGTACATAAAGGGATTTATGCTGGATCTACCATTCCTTTGCAGAGCAACTTGAGGATCTGTACCAGCAGCACGCCAGCCTGCCCCAGAGGCACAAGAGGCTTCGAGATCTCCCTGAAGACACAGTTACACTGAATTAGGCTTTCCAGTTTCTTTGCAGTACATTATGATTTAGTTGCTTTATTGATTACCATTGCTGATAAAAACCGTAGCTACACTCGAGAATAGGTAAGTACACCTATTGCTGGTGCACATTGAAGCATCTTTCATTTACTACTATGTGTGCAGATTAGTTTGATCACTTGTACTACATGAATTGGTCATAAAGTGTATTATGCTTTTTGTCTTGTTggcttttaaaaataattttgacaAAGAAATTGAGGATGTCTGGATGTTAAGGATGGACAGAGAGCTTTGGTTCAAAGAAATCAGTATCTGACAGACCTTAATCCAAAGAAACGTGGCTTTAGACTTATTGCATTATATCATTTTTGCTGACTTCGTGCATGTAGCTCACCTGAAGAGCTGTCCCATAGGGATGCCTCCCTCATGGAGCATGGGGGTAATGAGTTCAGCCAGGTAAAGCCAGATGTGAGGTATATCTATGGCCGTGTCTTCTGCTGCCTCCAGGGTGTCTTCTAGCCTACAGTCCCCaaagacaaaatacaaaaaaaacacaacacacagcattGCTTGAGTAAATGGGAATGCAATAGAGGTGAAAACTTTCCAAACATTGGCAACAGTGCAATGATGTGTCTACTGTTAAATGCTCACCCTTTGTAGTACTGCTGTGTGGGCAGTGTCCCTGCCTTTACAAGGTGGTGCAGCAACAGGCCCACGTGCTCTCGAGCAATGGTGCTGCGCTCAAGCGTCGATTCCACGCTGTTCCGCACAAACACGTAGAGCAGCGAAGCACTGTTGAGTTCTGACACACACTGCAATGCCTCCTGCAACACCAGAGGAAAATGATGTCCATCAGAGTGGGTCCATGCTCCAAGCATTGGCTGGTAAGCCCGATAAAATGCATGCATTTAATTGAGTGTGCACGGTGTCATGTTTTTACCTTCAAGTCATTGATGTGGAGGTATTCTTCAATGATGGCGTTCGacttcttctccacctcctcctcggTCAAGGCAGGTTtaggaagagaagaaggaggaggaggagtgggagcACTCTCACGTTTAACTGCTGAGAAGAAAAGGAGACGATACCAGTCAAACAATATTCCTCTTAATCTCTCGTCCTAAtctctgtgtgtacatgtgacaCCATCATCTTATCCTATAACTCACCTGTGAGATCTTTGCTTGGACCCCTGTCCCGgcttcctctgtctctgcttcctctgtCGCGGCTTCCTCTATCGCGACTTCCTCTATCGCGACTTCCCCTGTCCCGGTCGTCGGTCATGCTGGCCACGCGACGCACGGGCTCATTCGTTGCCCGACCGTCTCCACCCCTCCCGCCGTGCTCCTGCGACTCTCTGCTGAAGCTCCTCTTGCTGATTTGGGTCTGGCTGCCCCTGCCATCGCGTCCCTCCCGTCCCTCACCGCGATCAAATCGATCAAACCGATCCCTGTCGCGATCGGCCCGGTCTCCACCACGCTCACGGCTGGAGCTTGACCTAAAGgttgtgagaaaaacaaatttaTTACAAAGCTTTGTacccacattttaaaaaaactggtCGCTAAGCAGATCACATGAATAAACACCATAATGAAAATACTGCAGTTACAAATTCAGAGGATATATAATAAGTAACTTGCATTGATGGTTTAAgagtttaaaatgttaaaaaaatctataagcCATTTAATCTTGTCAAtagtgaaggaaaaaaagaaagaagtcaaAGCATGAAGACAGAATATTTCACTTGGTGAGGAGCCCCCTGTAATTGCTGATTACCTCTGAGGAGCTCTGCGATCAGAGTCTGATGAAGACAACAACGACCCAGACTGCTGCAGGGCGGAGAAGCGGTTGAGGGTGCTGGTTGCTGGACGACCAGAATCTAAAAAAGGGGAAAGGGAGTGATTACCACCACACCTACTcacaaaaaccccaaaacaactTAAGACCAcactaattattatttattcttttatgaAGGTGTTTTACCCTGCTCTCCACTTGCTGGTTTAGCTCCAGTTCCTCCACTGCTGCCTTTGCCCCAGCTGCCCCACATGCCTTTTCCTCCTGGAGCCAACAGTTGATTGCTGAAGTCCACAGCACCAGGCTTAACAGAAACATGAAAGTTACGTTTAAAAGCAagttacacacacatttaccaAAGTCCTAAAACATTAGGTTAAACAGTTTGATTCTGAAGGCTTTTGAATAGTACAAGCTTTTCTTTCTGTGCGTCCAAAGGAAATGCACTCGAAACACTTTATTTGAAAACTGTAAACTGTATATCATCAGAATTAAAACCTAAGGATGAGGTTCATGGGCGGATTCCAAGATTCATCAATACTCGTGTTCGCCTCCTCCTTTGGGATTTATCAGTGTTTGTTGCATCATTGGCAAGTGAGAATTTGCAGTACGTTTGATGTTACTGGATTATTTGAGTCTTTATGTGGACTATGTGATCTTGATTAAATTAATAACGATACAAActgaaactgataatataacaATGGAAAAGAGACAGATGGCTACTgcaaatgtttgaataaaaaattGCATTGAGGTTTCTGTGAAGACCATCCTTGTAAGACTTTAACATTACCTTTGTGATCTTGCTAAGACGGGTGGTGTCGATGGGTCTATTCTTGGAGATGGGCACCGTGTTCCATCCCTCATCCTGGGGCGGATTTGTCCTTCCACCTCCAGGTGTGTGAGGGCCTCGGCCCCCCATGTTCCCTCCCATCCTGCCgccgccacctcctcctcctcctcctcctcctcctcctcctcctgagtcTTTTTTGGACATAAGTTGCTGCTGGACTTTGATCTGTTCCCGGTgctcctccagctctgcctcCTTGTGGATCTGGTCGATTGTTTTAGGACCCTGGTCTCCTCTACGAGGCACCCAGTTATTCTGTAAATCACAGGTGGAAAACGGTTATAGAACAGTTTTAGTCTGACATTTTAATATCTACATTCAGGATTCCCATTTGACTCATAATCCCTGTGGATTACTTCAAACACAGAATTAAACAATTTGGCTCATCCAGGAATACTTCTAGGCATTAGTCACAGCCTGAAGTGCTTGATAATACCTTTCCATACTAATACCTTATTACAGATTTATTAATATTTACCTTTCTAAGGTCAATGACGTCCTGCAGCATGAAGCGGATTCTGGATGAGGTCTTCCTCTCTTTGATAATCTTGTCCATCTGGTTGAAATATTGATCCATACGAGGCTAACAGGGACACAAAAAGCAGCCGTTATTAGTCACATCTACAAAATGTCTAGGGTAAATTAATAAGAGGGATCAATGTATATGTAGAGAACTGTCTCTTCAGCTCCTAAATCCCAAGTGGCACAGAAAAAAGATGATTGAATGTATGAAAGTTTTTACAAACAGTGACTGATTTCCAACTGTGTTAATGCTTTGCTTTACCTTGGCCTTCTCAAAGTCCAGGTCTTTGCCAATTGTGGAGAGCAGCCTGCAGAGACACTCCAGAGACTCTTCATCATGATTCTTCAGTAGTTTCACTACACAATCGTGCATGATGGCCTCTGTCAGCATCTTGAGCTTGAAGAGCTCACCGATAAACTTAATGTTGCCCAGTGAGCGGCGGCGGGCCTGgtctttgttttcctccagctccaccctcaAGCGCTCACGTTCCTCTAGCTGAGGGCAGAGACAAGTGGGTGTTTGTGCTTAGTGGGTTGTGTCAAATTATCgacataaaacaacagaaacaccgATGGTTGGGACAGTGAGAGTAAATGTTTCTTACATCTTTGGCAGCCTCCAACTCCTTCTGCTTTCTCTCAAATATTTCATCGTCATCTTGGTCCTTCTCAAACTCTTTCTGGCAGCGGTTGAGCAGCAGTTTGCGGAAGTTCACAAAAACTCCTGGTTTGTCTGAGGTGGGGACTTTCAACTGAGGGAGAAAAGCATTGAGtattggaacattttaaaatcaattttcattttcatggtCATACATAATTATATGGCATAAAAATGTgattatgaaaatgtaaaacagaaaatgaagaatGATAAAAGTGCGCTCCATCAGTTCCTCAATTCCATCATGAACATTCAGTGGCCCAGACACGTGGCACAAAACATAATTCATCACTGGAGCGAGTGATAAATGATCACGATTCAGACATAAACAACTTACTCCCATAAGGCAGCGGCACATGTTGGCGTACGCCACAGAGAAGTTGGGTTCCAAGATGGCCTTCTCGAAGATGAGGTCAATGGCTCCCTTCAGCCTCTCCTCGGTGTCTATCGTCAGCTCTGTCACCTGCTTCATTAGCTCCTGAAACTTCTGAGGGGTCAGCTTGTTGAGGATACTGCGCAGGCGCTTAAATAACTCTTGTGTCTTTGCCTGATCAGGATCATCGTCTACGACTTCCTCCGCGCCACGGCTGCGAGTCGACTTCTTTGCTGTGGGCTTCCAGGCCTTCTCAGCCTTGTTGAGCTGCACGTCGTCGCCGAGAGACATGCTGCTGAGGATGATTTTCCTGGGCTCTTTCCTCTGACCCTGCTGAGAGCGACGTGGCCCGGGCGGCTAGGTGGTGGGGCAGAAATGTATAGATAAAAAAAAGGCACctttttcaacaaaacaaattcaTTGAAGAGGGACAATGATGTGGTCTCGTAATAAACCAACATAGAAAGTTGAAGAAATGTGCTCACCGGGCCTCGTGGTCCTCCTACCGATCCCCTCCCAAGGTTCCCCAAATACGAGGGTGTAAAATCAGGGCCAACATTCATCAGTCGAGAGGGGTCAACAGGCCGCAGTGGATTCTTGTTCACCTGAAGAAAAATTATTGATCTTAGGTACTGAtgcagaaatataaaacactAACAAGACAAGAGGTAAGTCAGGTTTTCTGAACTCACTTTTATCATTAACACAAAGATTTATTGGCAAACTAGTTGTGCTGTtagcttaaaataaaataaatagttcACTTCCATGCAGCTGCAACATTATCATCATGCGACGCGACAAACATTATCATCGCACTCTGCAGCAAAACGAAATAAAATATCACCAACCTTGTCAAGGACAACATCACTGATGCTCGGCAGGCCCTCGGGTTTGTGCATACTGGCGTTGATAAACTGGCAGCCCAAGAGGAACTCCCTGTCGTACCGCTTCTTCTCCTCAGGATCAATTGGCTTCCATTTTTCTGAGAAACGTACACGACACGTGTGAATGCAAAGGATTAAATATGTGAATTTCATGTGACATATGTTTATGTTGCATTGACATAGTTTTAAGGTGCAGCAGGTTAAAGTCAAAATAGAgtaaattcaagcacttttaaggaaCCTTACCTAAAAACTTTTAGACATTTACAGGATTTATCAGCACATTAAATTGTTGCTGTGAATACATTTgtgaaaaacaaagtttaaaaaaatctccTGACACCTAAAGCAATCAATTTATAttgtccttttttatttatttcacctgctgTTTAAATTATGATTTGATGATCGCTAATTTCAACGCTTGGAGACAATGAATATCCCAATAACATCTTTCACTTCAAATACCGAAAAATGTTATGGTCATAAGACATTCGTCATCTTGATAACATAATGGTTTAAAATAAGCATTTGAAAGAATTTGTATGACTCTTGAACTTTGGGATGCATGTGCACCTAAGAAGACATTAGAACTACAAATACATACATCAAACACAAAAGCTTTCCAGTGTCATTTCTGTACAATCTTAGTCACAACCTACCCTCTTTGTACTGGTATTTCTGCCCAGTTGGCTCAGGTGTGGCTTTAGACCTGTCTGGTTCTGCATTCtgcttgtcttctttctcctcccagGTCTCATCTGCAACCTCAGCGGGAGGTTCAGCTGGAGCAACAGGGACGGGGTCGGCCTGAGGGGATGAGGGTTCGGGAGCAGGCTTGGCATCCTGCTcctgcagcaaacacaacagGAAGAGATGAGCAAGTATTATATTAACCCAGTTACTCTTCAGAGAATGtcctaaaaaatatatattattgatACAGCTGAAGCTGAGTTCCCATGAAATCAAAATTTAAATGTTTCGATCATGTCTTGCTCTCTTTCTCACGTACTCATCAGTATCGGCCCCGACAATCGTAGTAAAGTAGTTTTCTAGGTATTCTGATTGGCACTCAAGAGTTTTAATTTCCTGGAAACCATTAATGACTAATACAAATTATGTGTCCGATTAAtgcttttgtaatttttatgtCGCTGCCACGGGTGTAAGAGAGGGACACCACCAGAGCAAAGTGTTTCTGGGGTCTTGGCCTCATGgattactgtacaaaaacacaacttaattacttttttacatTAGTTAGAAACTGGATCAGGTTTTATAGAGAAAATATTTGGGCTTTTCCCTCtgctgtcttccagcagctctGCCTTCAACTATGGAAAGATAACTCTACCTGCTGCTACAGTAACTAATAACGGCAGCCTCCCTGCAAACAGTGTATTCATTTCAATCTGTCATGTTGTCATCCAAGACTGATGCACACCTCTGTGAAGGCATCCAGGAGGTCTCCAATAGCCTCCTTCTTGTTGAACTCCTTCatgttcttcctcttctttggCACAGACGTAGCAGCTTCAAGAAAAAGGATATTGACATTAAAATCTCACACTATGTCATGACATATAAAGATCATATATGCAGGCAAAAATCAACTCCACACTACCTTGCATAGTAGTAGATTCCTCTGTTGGGCAGCTAACAGCGGTAGAAGGGGCATCCTcacttttctccttctcttcttctttcttctccacctttttgtcttcatcctcctcctcctcctcttctgcggGCTCCTCCTCCTGGGCTGGCACTGCCGTTTTAGCCACAGGTGTGGATTCCTGAGATTTAGAAGCATCAGGCTTGTCAAGGGTTGTAGTGTCGGAAAATGCCATATCCTCAGAGAGTTCCTCTGTGTCCTGAGGGAGGCCGTTGGAGAGAAGAGGCTCTGCCGCTACAGCAGGTGTAGGTGTGGGTTCgag
The sequence above is drawn from the Sparus aurata chromosome 21, fSpaAur1.1, whole genome shotgun sequence genome and encodes:
- the eif4g1a gene encoding eukaryotic translation initiation factor 4 gamma 1a isoform X1; translated protein: MNKPPQPITGPTSVPNPSPSPGLTQAAYGPGQPPSLVFATPPPQMNSAPQPRQFAAGPRTLHQQGGYRALQSYYQNRPAMATSAPRVQTSSGPRPVGPTHVYPPSSQMMMISQQQLSFAGSPQGYFIPPGQYRPPYMPPTQQYPVTSGTAGFYPGTSPAEYSAYEPSLAARERRGGGGRGGGRENGRLSLHGAPLTSQRYPAGAYYPAQPQYSPSVQPAPVMISPAQQQQQAPPPQQPPAQSQGPLKRERKPVVCHNKRATHPLSEIRIRDPNQGGRDITEEIMSGGRSTTTPTPPQASTADVSPAQTNGEVTQAVPTVTRRDENVDPPSSAETPPPPATAITEPVVEAKQEVDVQIAAPAELVTESVPPAAVTEVPSPLTKDLQSSSSLPPAAAASTTPPAEEENKVDTKVGDTVDAPVGPSSIAAQEAPVKSEEPVAAPAPVEKVPEKEEKKTEEGKILEKEEEVTNVESEPEVEVAATVAATVAATVAATVTAVNMAKEETATKAATEVSQPPPSTPEPAAPQTQSAAPSSEPEPEPEPEPEPKPEPELEPTPTPAVAAEPLLSNGLPQDTEELSEDMAFSDTTTLDKPDASKSQESTPVAKTAVPAQEEEPAEEEEEEDEDKKVEKKEEEKEKSEDAPSTAVSCPTEESTTMQAATSVPKKRKNMKEFNKKEAIGDLLDAFTEEQDAKPAPEPSSPQADPVPVAPAEPPAEVADETWEEKEDKQNAEPDRSKATPEPTGQKYQYKEEKWKPIDPEEKKRYDREFLLGCQFINASMHKPEGLPSISDVVLDKVNKNPLRPVDPSRLMNVGPDFTPSYLGNLGRGSVGGPRGPPPGPRRSQQGQRKEPRKIILSSMSLGDDVQLNKAEKAWKPTAKKSTRSRGAEEVVDDDPDQAKTQELFKRLRSILNKLTPQKFQELMKQVTELTIDTEERLKGAIDLIFEKAILEPNFSVAYANMCRCLMGLKVPTSDKPGVFVNFRKLLLNRCQKEFEKDQDDDEIFERKQKELEAAKDLEERERLRVELEENKDQARRRSLGNIKFIGELFKLKMLTEAIMHDCVVKLLKNHDEESLECLCRLLSTIGKDLDFEKAKPRMDQYFNQMDKIIKERKTSSRIRFMLQDVIDLRKNNWVPRRGDQGPKTIDQIHKEAELEEHREQIKVQQQLMSKKDSGGGGGGGGGGGGGGGRMGGNMGGRGPHTPGGGRTNPPQDEGWNTVPISKNRPIDTTRLSKITKPGAVDFSNQLLAPGGKGMWGSWGKGSSGGTGAKPASGEQDSGRPATSTLNRFSALQQSGSLLSSSDSDRRAPQRSSSSRERGGDRADRDRDRFDRFDRGEGREGRDGRGSQTQISKRSFSRESQEHGGRGGDGRATNEPVRRVASMTDDRDRGSRDRGSRDRGSRDRGSRDRGSRDRGPSKDLTAVKRESAPTPPPPSSLPKPALTEEEVEKKSNAIIEEYLHINDLKEALQCVSELNSASLLYVFVRNSVESTLERSTIAREHVGLLLHHLVKAGTLPTQQYYKGLEDTLEAAEDTAIDIPHIWLYLAELITPMLHEGGIPMGQLFREISKPLVPLGQAGVLLVQILKLLCKGMTPKKVGAMWTEAGLNWRDFLPEDEDVNKFVTEQKVEFTTGEEMESKEVSKKKVLSGEELSKQLDRLLQDKANNQRIRDWVEANLEEQQAASNQFVRALMTSVCQAAIICDNPYRVDARQINLRASLLQKYLCDEQKELQALYALQALMVHMEQPANLLRMFFDALYDEDVIKEEAFYKWESSKDPAEQTGKGVALKSVTAFFTWLREAEEESDKE
- the eif4g1a gene encoding eukaryotic translation initiation factor 4 gamma 1a isoform X6; protein product: MNKPPQPITGPTSVPNPSPSPGLTQAAYGPGQPPSLVFATPPPQMNSAPQPRQFAAGPRTLHQQGGYRALQSYYQNRPAMATSAPRVQTSSGPRPVGPTHVYPPSSQMMMISQQQLSFAGSPQGYFIPPGQYRPPYMPPTQQYPVTSGTAGFYPGTSPAEYSAYAGAYYPAQPQYSPSVQPAPVMISPAQQQQQAPPPQQPPAQSQGPLKRERKPVVCHNKRATHPLSEIRIRDPNQGGRDITEEIMSGGRSTTTPTPPQASTADVSPAQTNGEVTQAVPTVTRRDENVDPPSSAETPPPPATAITEPVVEAKQEVDVQIAAPAELVTESVPPAAVTEVPSPLTKDLQSSSSLPPAAAASTTPPAEEENKVDTKVGDTVDAPVGPSSIAAQEAPVKSEEPVAAPAPVEKVPEKEEKKTEEGKILEKEEEVTNVESEPEVEVAATVAATVAATVAATVTAVNMAKEETATKAATEVSQPPPSTPEPAAPQTQSAAPSSEPEPEPEPEPEPKPEPELEPTPTPAVAAEPLLSNGLPQDTEELSEDMAFSDTTTLDKPDASKSQESTPVAKTAVPAQEEEPAEEEEEEDEDKKVEKKEEEKEKSEDAPSTAVSCPTEESTTMQAATSVPKKRKNMKEFNKKEAIGDLLDAFTEEQDAKPAPEPSSPQADPVPVAPAEPPAEVADETWEEKEDKQNAEPDRSKATPEPTGQKYQYKEEKWKPIDPEEKKRYDREFLLGCQFINASMHKPEGLPSISDVVLDKVNKNPLRPVDPSRLMNVGPDFTPSYLGNLGRGSVGGPRGPPPGPRRSQQGQRKEPRKIILSSMSLGDDVQLNKAEKAWKPTAKKSTRSRGAEEVVDDDPDQAKTQELFKRLRSILNKLTPQKFQELMKQVTELTIDTEERLKGAIDLIFEKAILEPNFSVAYANMCRCLMGLKVPTSDKPGVFVNFRKLLLNRCQKEFEKDQDDDEIFERKQKELEAAKDLEERERLRVELEENKDQARRRSLGNIKFIGELFKLKMLTEAIMHDCVVKLLKNHDEESLECLCRLLSTIGKDLDFEKAKPRMDQYFNQMDKIIKERKTSSRIRFMLQDVIDLRKNNWVPRRGDQGPKTIDQIHKEAELEEHREQIKVQQQLMSKKDSGGGGGGGGGGGGGGGRMGGNMGGRGPHTPGGGRTNPPQDEGWNTVPISKNRPIDTTRLSKITKPGAVDFSNQLLAPGGKGMWGSWGKGSSGGTGAKPASGEQDSGRPATSTLNRFSALQQSGSLLSSSDSDRRAPQRSSSSRERGGDRADRDRDRFDRFDRGEGREGRDGRGSQTQISKRSFSRESQEHGGRGGDGRATNEPVRRVASMTDDRDRGSRDRGSRDRGSRDRGSRDRGSRDRGPSKDLTAVKRESAPTPPPPSSLPKPALTEEEVEKKSNAIIEEYLHINDLKEALQCVSELNSASLLYVFVRNSVESTLERSTIAREHVGLLLHHLVKAGTLPTQQYYKGLEDTLEAAEDTAIDIPHIWLYLAELITPMLHEGGIPMGQLFREISKPLVPLGQAGVLLVQILKLLCKGMTPKKVGAMWTEAGLNWRDFLPEDEDVNKFVTEQKVEFTTGEEMESKEVSKKKVLSGEELSKQLDRLLQDKANNQRIRDWVEANLEEQQAASNQFVRALMTSVCQAAIICDNPYRVDARQINLRASLLQKYLCDEQKELQALYALQALMVHMEQPANLLRMFFDALYDEDVIKEEAFYKWESSKDPAEQTGKGVALKSVTAFFTWLREAEEESDKE
- the eif4g1a gene encoding eukaryotic translation initiation factor 4 gamma 1a isoform X11 produces the protein MNKPPQPITGPTSVPNPSPSPGLTQAAYGPGQPPSLVFATPPPQMNSAPQPRQFAAGPRTLHQQGGYRALQSYYQNRPAMATSAPRVQTSSGPRPVGPTHVYPPSSQMMMISQQQLSFAGSPQGYFIPPGQYRPPYMPPTQQYPVTSGTAGFYPGTSPAEYSAYEPSLAARERRGGGGRGGGRENGRLSLHGAPLTSQRYPAGAYYPAQPQYSPSVQPAPVMISPAQQQQQAPPPQQPPAQSQGPLKRERKPIRIRDPNQGGRDITEEIMSGGRSTTTPTPPQASTADVSPAQTNGEVTQAVPTVTRRDENVDPPSSAETPPPPATAITEPVVEAKQEVDVQIAAPAELVTESVPPAAVTEVPSPLTKDLQSSSSLPPAAAASTTPPAEEENKVDTKVGDTVDAPVGPSSIAAQEAPVKSEEPVAAPAPVEKVPEKEEKKTEEGKILEKEEEVTNVESEPEVEVAATVAATVAATVAATVTAVNMAKEETATKAATEVSQPPPSTPEPAAPQTQSAAPSSEPEPEPEPEPEPKPEPELEPTPTPAVAAEPLLSNGLPQDTEELSEDMAFSDTTTLDKPDASKSQESTPVAKTAVPAQEEEPAEEEEEEDEDKKVEKKEEEKEKSEDAPSTAVSCPTEESTTMQAATSVPKKRKNMKEFNKKEAIGDLLDAFTEEQDAKPAPEPSSPQADPVPVAPAEPPAEVADETWEEKEDKQNAEPDRSKATPEPTGQKYQYKEEKWKPIDPEEKKRYDREFLLGCQFINASMHKPEGLPSISDVVLDKVNKNPLRPVDPSRLMNVGPDFTPSYLGNLGRGSVGGPRGPPPGPRRSQQGQRKEPRKIILSSMSLGDDVQLNKAEKAWKPTAKKSTRSRGAEEVVDDDPDQAKTQELFKRLRSILNKLTPQKFQELMKQVTELTIDTEERLKGAIDLIFEKAILEPNFSVAYANMCRCLMGLKVPTSDKPGVFVNFRKLLLNRCQKEFEKDQDDDEIFERKQKELEAAKDLEERERLRVELEENKDQARRRSLGNIKFIGELFKLKMLTEAIMHDCVVKLLKNHDEESLECLCRLLSTIGKDLDFEKAKPRMDQYFNQMDKIIKERKTSSRIRFMLQDVIDLRKNNWVPRRGDQGPKTIDQIHKEAELEEHREQIKVQQQLMSKKDSGGGGGGGGGGGGGGGRMGGNMGGRGPHTPGGGRTNPPQDEGWNTVPISKNRPIDTTRLSKITKPGAVDFSNQLLAPGGKGMWGSWGKGSSGGTGAKPASGEQDSGRPATSTLNRFSALQQSGSLLSSSDSDRRAPQRSSSSRERGGDRADRDRDRFDRFDRGEGREGRDGRGSQTQISKRSFSRESQEHGGRGGDGRATNEPVRRVASMTDDRDRGSRDRGSRDRGSRDRGSRDRGSRDRGPSKDLTVKRESAPTPPPPSSLPKPALTEEEVEKKSNAIIEEYLHINDLKEALQCVSELNSASLLYVFVRNSVESTLERSTIAREHVGLLLHHLVKAGTLPTQQYYKGLEDTLEAAEDTAIDIPHIWLYLAELITPMLHEGGIPMGQLFREISKPLVPLGQAGVLLVQILKLLCKGMTPKKVGAMWTEAGLNWRDFLPEDEDVNKFVTEQKVEFTTGEEMESKEVSKKKVLSGEELSKQLDRLLQDKANNQRIRDWVEANLEEQQAASNQFVRALMTSVCQAAIICDNPYRVDARQINLRASLLQKYLCDEQKELQALYALQALMVHMEQPANLLRMFFDALYDEDVIKEEAFYKWESSKDPAEQTGKGVALKSVTAFFTWLREAEEESDKE